One segment of Rubripirellula amarantea DNA contains the following:
- a CDS encoding HU family DNA-binding protein: MTKKDIVRAISEEVGLTQQQTKEIVQKTFDAIVECLVRERRIELRNFGVFEVKPRAARKARNPRTGEQVDVPMKYVVTFKPGKYMEAKVSDLDATEMEAANPKQQNNQQPPNLTTGSDLPPDGPTGRWDT, encoded by the coding sequence GTGACCAAAAAAGACATCGTGAGAGCGATCTCGGAAGAGGTTGGACTGACTCAGCAGCAAACGAAGGAAATCGTTCAAAAGACCTTTGACGCCATAGTGGAATGCTTGGTACGAGAACGTCGGATCGAACTCAGAAACTTTGGTGTTTTTGAGGTCAAGCCACGTGCAGCCCGAAAGGCTCGTAATCCGCGGACTGGTGAACAGGTCGATGTACCCATGAAGTACGTCGTCACGTTCAAGCCCGGCAAGTACATGGAAGCAAAGGTTAGTGATTTGGATGCTACCGAAATGGAAGCAGCCAATCCAAAACAACAAAACAACCAGCAACCGCCCAACCTAACCACTGGAAGTGATCTTCCACCGGATGGGCCAACGGGACGCTGGGACACTTGA